One genomic window of Gossypium hirsutum isolate 1008001.06 chromosome D11, Gossypium_hirsutum_v2.1, whole genome shotgun sequence includes the following:
- the LOC121223782 gene encoding uncharacterized protein isoform X1, with translation MTGNDEGKDDKGTRIQGQRKRKQPDAVSNIATLNSLTKKRQHPTSFLPLPSVTNRPSFKTACTICKKEMEYPMICINAEVLCPFCNRYFLASVPQISQPRFFPPLSSTNSPVFTDYDQYKLVLRDPRYFRIMLELVSIIKSKLFQVPTFQGKELNLHRIFVEVSHRGGIHKVIRERRLQEVCAALAANLSVGLVYQMYMKWLYDLESWFFDSPPSEYLQTSSSSIAGAHLKQGVTGTKPSEQGHTSFADHSFGSLPTPYPKQGLIGGQPSGQGYSSFADLNSALVNDQIILVDDGTSRYFADDTQDFAPADEHGLSLSSDWDPSEWEVHPAVPDVCSPGIDPCHMKGALSTSNITSIRAEQQPSNDRNR, from the exons ATGACTGGTAATGATGAAGGGAAAGATGATAAAGGAACAAGAATCCAAGGCCAACGCAAAAGGAAGCAACCTGATGCAGTCAGCAATATTGCGACGTTAAATTCTCTGACTAAGAAACGTCAACATCCAACATCGTTTCTTCCTCTCCCTTCTGTTACAAACCGACCGTCATTTAAGACTGCTTGCACCATATGCAAGAAGGAGATGGAATATCCTATGATTTGCATCAACGCTGAGGTTCTATGCCCTTTCTGCAATCGCTACTTTTTGGCTTCAGTTCCGCAAATTTCACAACCAAGGTTTTTCCCACCTCTCTCTTCAACTAATTCACCGGTATTCACTGATTATGATCAATATAAACTTGTACTGAGAGATCCACGTTACTTCCGTATCATGCTGGAGCTTGTATCCATTATCAAAAGCAAACTTTTCCA AGTTCCTACATTCCAGGGAAAAGAACTAAACTTGCATCGGATTTTCGTCGAAGTTTCTCATCGAGGTGGCATACATAAG GTTATTCGGGAACGAAGACTGCAAGAAGTGTGCGCTGCACTTGCTGCAAATTTAAGTGTTGGGCTCGTATatcaaatgtatatgaaatggttgtatGACTTAGAATCTTGGTTCTTTGATTCCCCTCCTAGCGAGTATTTACAAACTTCTTCAAGTTCCATTGCTGGAGCACATCTCAAGCAAGGGGTAACAGGAACAAAACCATCAGAACAAGGCCATACATCATTTGCAGATCATTCTTTCGGTTCACTTCCCACACCATATCCGAAACAAGGGTTGATAGGAGGACAACCATCAGGACAAGGCTATTCATCATTTGCAGATCTAAATTCAGCACTTGTCAATGATCAAATAATATTGGTGGATGATG GTACATCTCGATACTTTGCAGACGATACTCAAGACTTCGCCCCTGCTG ATGAGCATGGTTTATCTCTGAGCTCAGATTGGGATCCAAGTGAATGGGAAGTTCATCCTGCGGTTCCAGATGTATGTTCCCCAGGCATTG ATCCATGTCATATGAAAGGAGCTTTATCGACAAGTAATATCACCAGCATCAGAGCTGAACAGCAGCCAAGTAATGACAGAAACCGGTGA
- the LOC121223782 gene encoding uncharacterized protein isoform X2 has translation MTGNDEGKDDKGTRIQGQRKRKQPDAVSNIATLNSLTKKRQHPTSFLPLPSVTNRPSFKTACTICKKEMEYPMICINAEVLCPFCNRYFLASVPQISQPRFFPPLSSTNSPVFTDYDQYKLVLRDPRYFRIMLELVSIIKSKLFQVPTFQGKELNLHRIFVEVSHRGGIHKVIRERRLQEVCAALAANLSVGLVYQMYMKWLYDLESWFFDSPPSEYLQTSSSSIAGAHLKQGVTGTKPSEQGHTSFADHSFGSLPTPYPKQGLIGGQPSGQGYSSFADLNSALVNDQIILVDDDDTQDFAPADEHGLSLSSDWDPSEWEVHPAVPDVCSPGIDPCHMKGALSTSNITSIRAEQQPSNDRNR, from the exons ATGACTGGTAATGATGAAGGGAAAGATGATAAAGGAACAAGAATCCAAGGCCAACGCAAAAGGAAGCAACCTGATGCAGTCAGCAATATTGCGACGTTAAATTCTCTGACTAAGAAACGTCAACATCCAACATCGTTTCTTCCTCTCCCTTCTGTTACAAACCGACCGTCATTTAAGACTGCTTGCACCATATGCAAGAAGGAGATGGAATATCCTATGATTTGCATCAACGCTGAGGTTCTATGCCCTTTCTGCAATCGCTACTTTTTGGCTTCAGTTCCGCAAATTTCACAACCAAGGTTTTTCCCACCTCTCTCTTCAACTAATTCACCGGTATTCACTGATTATGATCAATATAAACTTGTACTGAGAGATCCACGTTACTTCCGTATCATGCTGGAGCTTGTATCCATTATCAAAAGCAAACTTTTCCA AGTTCCTACATTCCAGGGAAAAGAACTAAACTTGCATCGGATTTTCGTCGAAGTTTCTCATCGAGGTGGCATACATAAG GTTATTCGGGAACGAAGACTGCAAGAAGTGTGCGCTGCACTTGCTGCAAATTTAAGTGTTGGGCTCGTATatcaaatgtatatgaaatggttgtatGACTTAGAATCTTGGTTCTTTGATTCCCCTCCTAGCGAGTATTTACAAACTTCTTCAAGTTCCATTGCTGGAGCACATCTCAAGCAAGGGGTAACAGGAACAAAACCATCAGAACAAGGCCATACATCATTTGCAGATCATTCTTTCGGTTCACTTCCCACACCATATCCGAAACAAGGGTTGATAGGAGGACAACCATCAGGACAAGGCTATTCATCATTTGCAGATCTAAATTCAGCACTTGTCAATGATCAAATAATATTGGTGGATGATG ACGATACTCAAGACTTCGCCCCTGCTG ATGAGCATGGTTTATCTCTGAGCTCAGATTGGGATCCAAGTGAATGGGAAGTTCATCCTGCGGTTCCAGATGTATGTTCCCCAGGCATTG ATCCATGTCATATGAAAGGAGCTTTATCGACAAGTAATATCACCAGCATCAGAGCTGAACAGCAGCCAAGTAATGACAGAAACCGGTGA